One genomic region from Glaciimonas sp. PAMC28666 encodes:
- a CDS encoding M3 family metallopeptidase, whose protein sequence is MTSPSAAVAMPMAPQNNPLLDFSGLAHFDTIKAEHVTPAIAYLLEQANIVVTQLEAPQASVTWETFVTPLENATENLGRAWGIVGHLNAVMDSPELRAAYNDNQPKLIEFSTSLSQNLALFDKYKALESSADFPTLSAARQKIIKNAVRDFRLGGAELPDADKARFADIQEKHGALTTRFSENVLDATNDYALFVLDEAELAGLPDDVKQAARAAAQKDSKDGYKFTLHFPSYFPILQYADNRVLRERIYRANATKASELSGKPEWDNTQNIVSILKLRNEEATLLGLKNFAELSLVPKMAQTPEEVIAFLEDLGQRARPFAEKDLAELREFAGTELGITPLEAWDSTYASEKLREQRYAFSEQEVKQYFPETKVVQGLFALVQKLFSVEISLDQAPVWHSDVKFFKIEKEGKLLGQFYLDLYARSGKRGGAWMDDARARRKLDHGAGIQTPIAYLTCNFSAPAVVDGAAKPALFTHDEVITLFHEFGHGLHHMLTQVDEIGVSGISGVEWDAVELPSQFMENFCWEWDVLQELTAEATSGQPLPRVLFDKMTAAKNFQSGLQTLRQVEFSLLDMHLHDQYDPSGDQTVQELINQVREQIAVFSPPAFNRFQHSFSHIFAGGYAAGYYSYKWAEVLSADAYSAFEELANGGNVISAETGSKFQREILAVGGSRPALESFKAFRGREPNIDALLRHNGMAA, encoded by the coding sequence ATGACATCTCCTTCCGCAGCAGTCGCCATGCCAATGGCACCCCAAAATAATCCCCTCCTGGATTTTTCCGGGCTCGCCCACTTCGATACGATCAAGGCAGAACACGTTACGCCAGCAATTGCTTATTTGCTCGAGCAGGCAAATATTGTCGTCACGCAACTGGAAGCGCCGCAGGCATCGGTAACATGGGAAACCTTTGTTACGCCGCTGGAAAACGCAACCGAAAACCTTGGGCGTGCCTGGGGTATCGTGGGGCATTTGAATGCAGTGATGGATAGCCCCGAGCTGCGTGCGGCGTACAACGACAATCAGCCAAAACTGATCGAGTTCTCAACGTCGCTGTCCCAAAATCTGGCGTTATTCGACAAGTACAAAGCGCTCGAATCCAGCGCCGACTTTCCGACGCTTTCGGCAGCACGTCAGAAAATCATTAAAAATGCGGTCCGCGATTTTCGTCTCGGCGGCGCCGAATTACCGGATGCCGACAAAGCCCGGTTCGCCGATATTCAGGAAAAGCACGGTGCCTTGACCACACGTTTTTCAGAAAACGTGCTGGACGCCACCAATGATTACGCGCTGTTCGTACTCGATGAGGCTGAACTGGCCGGATTGCCGGACGATGTTAAACAAGCGGCCCGCGCAGCAGCACAAAAGGATAGCAAGGATGGCTACAAATTTACGCTTCACTTCCCGTCCTATTTCCCGATACTCCAATATGCCGATAACCGCGTCCTGCGCGAAAGAATCTATCGCGCGAACGCCACCAAAGCATCGGAACTGAGCGGCAAACCGGAATGGGACAATACGCAAAACATCGTTAGCATTCTCAAGTTGCGTAATGAAGAAGCGACGCTGCTGGGCTTAAAGAATTTCGCCGAATTGTCGTTGGTGCCAAAGATGGCACAAACGCCTGAAGAAGTGATCGCATTCCTCGAAGACCTCGGTCAACGTGCGCGTCCGTTCGCTGAAAAAGACCTGGCTGAATTGCGCGAGTTTGCCGGCACAGAGTTAGGCATTACGCCATTGGAAGCATGGGATAGTACGTATGCCTCCGAGAAATTACGTGAACAGCGCTACGCTTTTTCGGAGCAGGAAGTTAAGCAATATTTCCCGGAAACAAAAGTTGTTCAGGGATTGTTTGCCTTAGTGCAGAAGCTGTTTTCGGTTGAGATCAGCCTTGATCAAGCGCCGGTCTGGCATTCCGATGTGAAATTCTTCAAGATTGAAAAAGAAGGAAAATTGCTTGGGCAATTTTATCTTGATCTTTACGCACGCAGCGGCAAGCGGGGCGGCGCATGGATGGACGATGCGCGCGCACGCCGCAAGCTGGACCATGGCGCTGGCATTCAGACACCTATTGCCTATCTGACCTGTAATTTCTCTGCACCCGCGGTGGTTGACGGTGCTGCCAAGCCAGCACTGTTTACACATGATGAAGTCATCACGCTATTTCATGAATTCGGCCACGGTTTGCACCACATGTTGACGCAGGTCGATGAAATCGGCGTCTCCGGTATCTCTGGCGTGGAATGGGACGCGGTTGAACTGCCTTCTCAGTTTATGGAAAATTTCTGCTGGGAATGGGACGTGCTACAAGAACTGACGGCCGAAGCGACATCCGGCCAACCATTACCGCGCGTACTGTTCGACAAAATGACGGCAGCCAAGAACTTCCAGTCAGGCCTGCAAACCCTGCGTCAGGTAGAGTTCTCCCTGCTCGACATGCATCTTCACGACCAATATGATCCCTCGGGCGACCAGACGGTACAAGAACTGATTAATCAGGTCCGCGAGCAGATTGCCGTTTTCAGCCCTCCGGCGTTTAACCGCTTCCAACACTCGTTCTCTCATATTTTTGCAGGCGGTTATGCTGCCGGCTATTACAGTTACAAGTGGGCTGAGGTGTTATCCGCGGACGCTTATAGCGCTTTTGAAGAACTCGCCAATGGCGGTAACGTGATATCGGCGGAAACGGGTAGCAAATTTCAACGTGAGATTTTGGCCGTTGGTGGCTCGCGTCCTGCTTTGGAATCATTCAAAGCCTTCCGCGGTCGCGAACCAAATATCGATGCGCTATTACGCCATAACGGTATGGCTGCATAA
- a CDS encoding Lrp/AsnC family transcriptional regulator: MTKQHVLDKVDRKLLNLLQRDNQTPTRTLAEKAHISQPTCLRRIRDLREAGVINADVALVDPFALGYGMLAFLEISLNNQSDEHMQEFELRMNKEVEVMQCYFVSGDYDYFLVAHVIDMDAYYQFVRRVISGSGNVRHFQSRFPMKRAKFVTRVAFDEKAATIEVRAPK; encoded by the coding sequence ATGACCAAACAACATGTCCTCGATAAGGTCGATCGCAAGTTACTCAACTTGTTGCAGCGCGACAATCAAACCCCAACCCGAACGCTTGCCGAGAAAGCCCATATTTCACAACCAACCTGTCTACGCCGCATCCGTGACCTACGTGAAGCGGGGGTGATTAACGCCGACGTGGCGCTGGTCGATCCGTTTGCGCTTGGTTACGGAATGCTGGCATTTCTCGAAATTTCTCTGAATAATCAATCCGACGAACACATGCAGGAATTCGAATTACGCATGAATAAAGAGGTTGAAGTAATGCAGTGCTATTTCGTTTCTGGCGACTATGATTATTTTTTGGTCGCCCATGTTATCGACATGGACGCGTACTATCAATTTGTCAGGCGCGTTATTTCAGGTTCTGGCAATGTGCGTCACTTCCAATCCCGCTTTCCTATGAAGCGCGCAAAATTTGTCACTCGAGTTGCGTTCGATGAGAAGGCAGCCACCATTGAAGTGCGAGCACCAAAATAG
- a CDS encoding glutaredoxin family protein — MKLVASLFSTAGLTVCLVGLVGLVSLLTTAGAQAQLYKSIGPDGHVTYSDIPPASGKIVDSKSRSNNTDGDADTSGLSYELVQAQKNNPVTLYTSSKCIPCDDGRKLLRTRGIPFREKTITTNSDIARLKEVAGESQLPFLQIGRSKESGFEAVAWNAALSLAGYPQNNQLPKTYQNGQSTAAAPPGKASAAPEGAPTASEQPTPTSRPATGTTTPGFRF, encoded by the coding sequence ATGAAATTGGTGGCATCCTTGTTTTCAACGGCAGGTCTTACGGTTTGCCTGGTTGGTCTCGTTGGTCTCGTTAGTCTGTTAACGACCGCGGGCGCACAGGCGCAACTTTATAAATCCATCGGTCCAGATGGGCACGTCACTTATAGCGATATTCCGCCCGCGTCTGGCAAAATCGTTGACTCAAAATCGCGCTCCAATAATACTGATGGTGATGCGGACACAAGCGGCCTGTCGTATGAACTTGTCCAGGCACAAAAAAATAACCCGGTCACTTTATATACCTCCAGCAAATGTATTCCCTGCGACGATGGCCGCAAATTATTGCGTACTCGTGGAATTCCATTTCGAGAAAAAACCATCACTACGAATAGTGACATCGCCCGCTTAAAGGAAGTTGCCGGAGAAAGCCAATTGCCGTTTCTGCAGATAGGCCGAAGCAAGGAAAGCGGTTTTGAAGCGGTTGCCTGGAACGCGGCTTTAAGTCTTGCCGGGTATCCACAAAACAACCAATTACCAAAAACGTATCAAAATGGCCAAAGCACGGCCGCCGCACCCCCTGGAAAAGCGAGTGCTGCTCCCGAAGGTGCACCCACCGCCAGCGAGCAACCCACGCCAACCTCACGACCCGCAACAGGCACTACGACGCCTGGATTTAGATTTTAA
- the folD gene encoding bifunctional methylenetetrahydrofolate dehydrogenase/methenyltetrahydrofolate cyclohydrolase FolD: MPAQIIDGTLLSQQLRAEVATRAAALTALGKQPGLAVILVGESPASQVYVRNKVKACVDNGLHSVLEKYDADLSEADLLARIDALNHDPKINGILVQLPLPAHIDANKVIEAIAAEKDVDGFHISNAGLLMTGKPLFRPCTPYGVMKMLESIEYPVRGAHAVIVGASNIVGKPQSMLLLQAGATVTICNSKTRDLGHHTRQADILVVATGKRNIVTADMVKPGAVVIDVGMNRDDNGKLCGDVDFANVKEVAGFITPVPGGVGPMTITMLLVNTIEAAERN, translated from the coding sequence ATGCCAGCTCAAATCATTGACGGAACCCTACTTTCACAACAATTGCGGGCCGAGGTTGCCACTCGCGCCGCTGCGCTTACGGCGCTTGGCAAACAGCCCGGACTCGCAGTCATCCTGGTAGGGGAAAGTCCGGCTTCACAAGTATACGTCCGTAATAAGGTTAAGGCCTGTGTAGACAATGGTCTTCATTCGGTATTGGAAAAATATGATGCCGATCTGAGCGAAGCTGACTTATTGGCGCGGATTGACGCACTGAACCACGACCCAAAAATCAACGGTATATTGGTTCAGTTACCCTTACCTGCGCATATTGATGCCAACAAGGTGATTGAAGCCATCGCCGCAGAAAAAGACGTCGACGGTTTTCACATCAGCAATGCCGGATTATTGATGACAGGAAAGCCACTATTCCGTCCGTGCACGCCTTACGGCGTCATGAAAATGCTGGAATCGATTGAGTACCCGGTGCGTGGAGCGCATGCGGTCATCGTAGGCGCGTCAAATATTGTCGGTAAGCCGCAATCAATGTTGCTCTTGCAAGCGGGTGCGACCGTCACCATTTGCAATTCCAAGACCCGCGATCTCGGTCACCACACGCGTCAGGCTGACATTCTTGTCGTTGCCACCGGCAAACGCAACATCGTCACGGCAGACATGGTTAAACCGGGTGCCGTCGTAATCGACGTCGGCATGAATCGCGATGACAATGGCAAACTGTGCGGCGATGTCGACTTTGCCAATGTCAAAGAAGTTGCGGGTTTTATCACCCCGGTGCCAGGCGGCGTCGGGCCGATGACCATCACCATGTTGCTGGTCAATACGATTGAAGCCGCAGAAAGAAACTAA
- a CDS encoding branched-chain amino acid ABC transporter substrate-binding protein: MQIKTKMIPLVGAIALALAGSVFAQEEVVTIGHVGPLTGPNAHIGKDNENGAKMAIDELNAKGTMIGGKKVKFVLDGEDDASDPKLATTVAQKLVDSHVNGVIGHMNSGTTIPASKIYFDAGIPQISPSATNPKYTQQGFNTAFRVVANDGQLGGTLGRYAVEKLHAKNIAVIDDRTAYGQGVAEEFSKGAKKDGAVIVSTQFTNDKATDFNAILTSIKAKKPDLIFFGGMDAVGGPMLRQMKQLGIQAKFMGGDGLCTTELAKLAGEGLADDQVVCAEAGGVPDAGKKALEDFKVAYQKKFNQEVVIYAPYVYDALMTMVEAMQQAKSADPKKYLPFLAKIHHKGVTGNIAFDAKGDIKDGSLTLYTYKGGVRTLLAVTK, from the coding sequence ATGCAGATCAAGACCAAAATGATTCCGTTAGTTGGCGCTATTGCGTTGGCACTTGCTGGCTCGGTATTCGCACAAGAAGAGGTTGTAACAATCGGTCACGTTGGCCCGCTCACCGGTCCTAACGCTCACATTGGTAAAGACAATGAAAACGGCGCCAAAATGGCGATCGATGAGCTGAATGCCAAAGGCACCATGATCGGCGGCAAAAAAGTTAAATTCGTATTGGATGGTGAAGATGACGCATCCGATCCTAAGCTCGCTACAACCGTTGCGCAGAAATTAGTCGATTCGCACGTTAATGGCGTTATCGGTCACATGAACTCCGGCACCACAATCCCGGCATCGAAGATTTATTTCGACGCTGGTATTCCACAGATTTCACCATCTGCGACTAACCCAAAATACACACAACAAGGCTTTAACACTGCGTTCCGTGTTGTAGCCAACGATGGTCAATTGGGCGGTACTTTAGGTCGTTACGCTGTCGAAAAACTGCACGCCAAAAACATTGCAGTCATCGATGACCGTACTGCCTATGGTCAAGGCGTTGCAGAAGAGTTCTCCAAAGGTGCTAAAAAAGACGGCGCTGTAATCGTTTCTACGCAGTTCACCAACGACAAGGCAACCGACTTTAACGCAATTCTGACTTCAATCAAAGCCAAAAAACCGGACTTGATTTTCTTCGGTGGTATGGATGCCGTCGGTGGCCCGATGTTGCGTCAGATGAAGCAACTTGGTATTCAAGCTAAATTCATGGGCGGTGATGGCCTGTGTACAACTGAGTTAGCCAAATTGGCCGGCGAAGGCCTGGCAGATGACCAGGTCGTCTGCGCCGAAGCCGGTGGTGTTCCGGATGCTGGTAAAAAAGCGCTGGAAGACTTCAAAGTCGCTTACCAAAAGAAATTCAATCAAGAAGTCGTGATCTACGCACCGTATGTCTACGATGCTTTGATGACGATGGTTGAAGCGATGCAGCAAGCCAAGTCAGCTGATCCGAAAAAATATTTGCCTTTCCTGGCTAAGATCCATCACAAGGGTGTAACCGGCAATATCGCTTTTGATGCAAAAGGCGATATCAAAGACGGCTCACTGACTTTGTACACTTACAAAGGCGGCGTACGTACGTTGCTGGCAGTGACTAAGTAA
- a CDS encoding D-amino acid dehydrogenase: MKVIVLGAGIIGTSSAWFLNKEGNDVTVIDRQGGAAQETSFANGCQISVSHAEPWANPQAPLKVLKWLGKEDAPLLYRFRPEWLQWKWALNFLRECTPSRTAANIRQIVAICEYSRQTLLSVRAETGIEYDHLVRGILHFYTEQKEFDDSLAAARLMRDLGCPRNSISADEVVRIEPSLARIRDKIVGGDYTDNDESGDVYKFTTGLAGKAQDAGVKFQFNTTVTRLITEGRGANAKITGVEIINADGKHQVLHADAFVVAMGSFSEQLLKPLGINLMIYPGKGYSATYKITNPDAAPSVSLTDDGYKLVISRLGDRLRVAGTCELNGYTRELNTTRCEAITRRTRELFPDACDYDNPTYWTGLRPLTPSNVPYIGKSKISNLFLNTGHGTLGWTMGCGSGRAIAEIMSGRQPEIDFAFAGLPRRNRPTSLQPREVQA; this comes from the coding sequence ATGAAAGTGATTGTATTAGGCGCCGGTATAATCGGCACATCTTCTGCCTGGTTCCTGAACAAGGAAGGGAATGACGTCACCGTCATTGACCGTCAAGGCGGTGCCGCACAAGAAACCAGCTTTGCTAATGGATGCCAGATTTCTGTTTCGCACGCTGAACCTTGGGCAAATCCGCAGGCACCATTGAAGGTGCTGAAATGGCTGGGCAAAGAAGATGCGCCATTGCTGTATCGCTTTCGCCCTGAATGGCTGCAATGGAAATGGGCGCTGAATTTTTTGCGTGAATGCACGCCGTCACGTACCGCTGCCAACATTCGCCAAATCGTCGCTATTTGTGAATATAGCCGCCAGACATTACTCTCGGTCCGTGCCGAAACCGGTATTGAATACGATCATCTGGTTCGTGGCATTCTGCACTTCTATACAGAACAAAAGGAATTCGACGACTCATTGGCCGCTGCCAGGTTGATGCGCGATTTAGGATGCCCGCGCAACTCCATCAGCGCCGACGAGGTCGTCCGCATCGAGCCATCATTAGCACGCATACGCGATAAAATCGTGGGCGGTGACTACACCGACAATGATGAATCCGGCGACGTCTATAAGTTCACTACCGGACTCGCTGGCAAAGCGCAGGATGCTGGCGTGAAGTTTCAATTCAACACAACGGTGACTCGCTTGATCACTGAAGGACGCGGCGCTAACGCAAAAATTACCGGCGTCGAAATCATCAACGCTGACGGAAAGCACCAGGTCCTGCACGCTGACGCGTTCGTGGTCGCGATGGGCAGCTTTTCCGAACAATTGTTGAAACCGCTCGGCATTAATTTGATGATTTATCCCGGCAAAGGCTATTCGGCCACCTATAAAATCACCAACCCGGACGCGGCACCTAGCGTGTCATTGACCGATGACGGCTATAAACTCGTGATATCCCGTCTCGGCGATCGTTTGCGGGTCGCCGGTACATGCGAATTAAACGGCTACACGAGAGAACTGAACACTACCCGTTGCGAGGCGATTACACGGCGGACCCGTGAGTTGTTTCCAGACGCCTGCGACTATGACAATCCCACCTATTGGACCGGCTTACGGCCCTTGACCCCGTCTAACGTTCCGTATATCGGCAAAAGCAAAATAAGCAATCTCTTCCTCAATACAGGTCACGGCACACTTGGCTGGACAATGGGATGCGGTTCAGGTCGTGCAATTGCAGAAATTATGTCGGGTCGGCAGCCCGAAATTGATTTTGCGTTTGCGGGATTGCCCCGTCGCAATCGACCAACGTCCCTGCAACCTCGCGAAGTGCAGGCCTGA
- a CDS encoding DNA polymerase III subunit chi translates to MTQIDFHTNIPDKFLYTCRLVRKARASQCQIVILTSHADDLATLDRTLWTFSEQDFLPHVAANDPLARQTPIILTSDETIDLPHHQVLINLSGHTPSHFARFERMFEIVTLNETDKNDSRERYRFYQQRGYQLSHSIAANA, encoded by the coding sequence ATGACGCAAATCGATTTCCACACTAACATTCCTGACAAGTTTTTATATACCTGCAGACTCGTACGCAAAGCGCGGGCGTCGCAATGTCAGATCGTGATATTAACCAGTCACGCCGACGATCTCGCTACGCTGGATCGAACGTTATGGACCTTTTCCGAACAAGATTTTTTACCGCATGTGGCTGCAAACGATCCGCTGGCACGGCAAACGCCCATCATTTTGACTTCCGATGAAACTATCGATTTACCGCATCATCAGGTATTAATTAATTTATCCGGTCATACCCCATCCCATTTTGCACGGTTCGAACGCATGTTCGAGATTGTCACTCTTAACGAGACCGACAAAAACGATAGCCGCGAACGTTACCGGTTCTATCAGCAACGTGGCTACCAGCTAAGCCATTCCATCGCCGCTAATGCGTAG